TCTCGACCTCGAGACGCGTGAGCGACTCGCGCAGGTCGATCTACAGGAGGCCAAAAACGAGCTCGATGCCGCTGAGAAGCAGCTCAAGCGATCGCGGCAGCTTCACAAAACGGGGGCGGCGACACAAAGTCGACTTGATGCGGACGAAAGGGATCTTCACCGCGCCAAGGCGGAACTTGATCGGGCCGAGGTCAAGGTCGAGGGGCTGGCGCGGCAGCGGGCCGAACGCGAATCATCGGCACAGGCTCCAGAAGCCGCCACAAACGAGCGAGGCGAAACGGCTCCCGAGACGCGGTTCGACTTCGAGACCCGCGAGCGGCTGGCGCAACTCGATCTTCAGGAGGCCGAAGCAAATCGCGACGCGGCGCAATTCGACCTTGACAGACATCGCGACGGCAACAAGCAGGCTCCAGGCTCGACTCCGAAAGCCGAGATGAAAATGTTGGAATTAAAGCTCCACCTTGCGGAAGTCCAGTTGCAACGCGCAAAGGTGCAGATCGAGGGTCTTGCCCGGCAGCGGACCGAGCTTAAAGGGTCGGCGGAGGCCGCCGTTACCGAGGCCGAGGCCGAGCAGCAGAAAGCCGCCGCCAAAGTCCGTATTTGCCAGGCGGAGTTCGAGGCGGCTGAGGCGCTCGTCGGCGAACGCCGAGCCGATGTTGAAAGTGCGCAGGTAACGCACGATTATCGCGCGAAAGTGTTCGAGCGCATCAAGAATCTTGTCGCGCAGAGAGGTCTTGAGCAGAGATTGGCCGACGAATCAGAACAAAACCTCGCTGAAGCCAAAGCATCTTTGGCGGCCGCGAAGGCCGCCCTAGTGACCGCTACTGCCAATGTCCGCCAATACAAGGCGGCTATCGACGAAGCGCGGGCCGCGCTGAACGTCGCCGAAGCACGGCTCGGCACGGCCAAGGCCCATCGCGATCGCCTGCTCCATCGTGCAGCCGCGGAAAAGGCGACGGAAGGCAAGCCTGGCATAGACCCGAACGACGAAGGGAACAATTCGTCAACGAACTGATGTCCCCATAGGGTGCGACTGGCCTGCGCTAAATCACGGCTTCCGTGCCTTTCGACGTTATGCTGGTTTTGTTCCCGCCACGATGGGGCTTGCCCCCTCGTTGTTCTACGCAAGTGTTTCAGAGCGGCTACGACCCCTGCCAGCTTGTCTGGCAGGTGAAGCAGTTTGACGGGCTAAGAGTGCCGCCGGGCCGAACGACTTCGACCCCTGCCAGCTTGTCTGGTAGGTGAAGAAGTTTGACGGGCTTAGCATAATGAGCCTTGTAGCCTGTCAAACTTGCGCTCCTGCCGGGCAAGCCGGCGAGGGGGCGGCGTAAAAGTCACCCCGCCCCCTTAGCCTGTCAAACTTGCGCTCCTGCCGGGCAAGCCGGCGAGGGGGGCGGGCATCCCTGGCTAATCGTGTCGGCCGCGTGGGTAAGCCCCGCCGAGCGGAACAAAGGCGGCATCAAGCTTGACCTCGTTCGGTGGTTTCAGAAACAGCGAACGAAGCGGCTCTCCCCCAGCCACCACCGCGAGAGATCGTGCGGCGCCGAGACGAGGCGTTCCGCGTGCGTTGTAAAGCTTCGCCGAACCCGTTCCCATTTCACACTAACCCGAAGCGCAAGCGAGGTTTTGTCGCCTTTTTCACGTTCCTCGCTAGCGCTTCGGGTTGGTGTACGGCACCTGCGTACCGGGTTCGGCGAAGCTTTACCGTGCGTTGCATGTAAACCGTTTCCGCCCAACACGTTACGGCGAACATGGTCGGGCGACAGATCGCTACTCACTCCGGACCGAGATACCGGAACCGGGGCATCGTCTGGCCCGCGACTTCCACCGTCTCCTCGAACATCTCTTTGGGCCGGCACCACAGGCCGCGATCGCCGTAGTGTTGGCGATAGACGACGAGTTCTTCCTCGGTTTCGCTATGGCGCGCGATGCCGAGCGCCAAGTACTCGCGGCCCTTGTAATGCCGGTAGCGACCGGGTTGCAGAATGCCGACGTGCGGCGACGAGGGTCTCGTCGGGGCCGCTTGCTGCGGGACGAGTTGCCGTTTTGTCTCTTGCTTGAAAAGTGTGAAACCGCCCTTCAAGTAGTTGGGCAGCGCGGCCGTGTGATCCAGCGTGCAGGTGTGCAGCCAGAATCGGCGGGGCTGGTAGCTCCAGGCTTGGTCGATCGTCCACTGCAGGAACCACTTGCCCAGTCCTTGGCCGATGAATTCGGGCAGCAGGCCG
This genomic window from Pirellulales bacterium contains:
- a CDS encoding GNAT family N-acetyltransferase, coding for HARRPTVGFYRFLYNAVGEAYNWHSRGSRPDAELAALIQDQLNEVHVLYADGTPAGFAELDRRTPGEIELIQFGLLPEFIGQGLGKWFLQWTIDQAWSYQPRRFWLHTCTLDHTAALPNYLKGGFTLFKQETKRQLVPQQAAPTRPSSPHVGILQPGRYRHYKGREYLALGIARHSETEEELVVYRQHYGDRGLWCRPKEMFEETVEVAGQTMPRFRYLGPE